A portion of the bacterium genome contains these proteins:
- a CDS encoding fibronectin type III domain-containing protein, with protein MENKEKTKDQRTLLWAAMLWMAGTLCGAEVPAPAHLKAGQSQGKLVLQWTAPKTQGLQGYRVYWKRPGADRATCLTPQPIRDTEIILGHFEIGKTYEVGVSSVDAKGVESPQARLKVVPKDPTLPVPEGFQVEWSAGQATLRWDERDLSTIAGYNLYLADEDGNPVRKLNDGPVTESRIDLKNLKKDKLYRFLLTSTDRHGWESLPAPMLEFQPQALAVQESRASLPAKPSAPPNGQWFLTCAAGLDLPLSGRSTYSWGPAGSVGFGFEWFDGLSLGLEFQKTDFSTINDSGFLSETGLAFLPVLRLCLLPKGVRPYLSAEGGLDLGVAYSDAGEAVSLDPDVRVAAGFQFEMAKDAYAFVEGGYNLILSSNGTGRDVPLSTGLMMGL; from the coding sequence TTGGAAAATAAAGAAAAGACCAAGGACCAGCGGACCCTTTTATGGGCGGCGATGCTCTGGATGGCCGGGACCCTTTGCGGCGCCGAGGTCCCGGCCCCGGCCCATTTGAAGGCCGGTCAGTCCCAGGGGAAATTGGTCCTTCAATGGACCGCGCCCAAGACCCAGGGCCTCCAGGGCTACCGGGTCTATTGGAAACGCCCGGGCGCGGACCGGGCCACCTGCCTCACCCCCCAACCCATCCGGGACACGGAGATCATCCTCGGCCATTTCGAGATCGGGAAGACCTATGAAGTGGGCGTCTCGTCGGTGGACGCGAAGGGCGTGGAAAGTCCCCAGGCCCGGCTGAAGGTGGTGCCCAAGGACCCAACGCTTCCGGTCCCGGAAGGTTTCCAAGTGGAGTGGTCGGCGGGTCAGGCGACCCTCCGTTGGGACGAAAGGGACCTGTCCACGATCGCGGGCTATAACCTTTATCTCGCCGACGAGGATGGGAACCCGGTCCGAAAACTCAACGACGGACCCGTCACCGAAAGCCGGATCGACCTCAAGAACCTGAAGAAGGACAAGCTCTACCGCTTCCTGCTGACCTCCACGGACCGCCATGGCTGGGAAAGCCTTCCCGCCCCGATGTTGGAGTTCCAGCCCCAGGCCCTGGCCGTCCAGGAGAGCAGGGCGTCCCTTCCGGCAAAGCCCTCCGCGCCCCCGAACGGCCAATGGTTCCTGACCTGCGCGGCGGGCCTGGACCTTCCCCTGTCGGGCCGTTCCACCTATTCCTGGGGCCCGGCCGGATCGGTGGGCTTCGGTTTCGAGTGGTTCGACGGCCTTTCGCTGGGTCTGGAATTCCAAAAGACCGACTTCTCGACGATCAATGATTCGGGGTTCCTCTCGGAGACCGGGTTGGCCTTCCTCCCCGTTCTGCGGCTTTGTCTCCTGCCGAAAGGGGTCCGCCCTTATCTTTCGGCCGAGGGGGGACTGGACCTGGGGGTCGCCTACTCGGACGCGGGTGAGGCCGTTTCGCTGGACCCGGATGTGAGGGTCGCGGCCGGGTTCCAGTTCGAGATGGCCAAGGACGCCTATGCCTTTGTCGAGGGGGGCTATAACCTCATCCTTTCCTCCAACGGCACTGGACGGGATGTCCCCCTCTCCACGGGCCTGATGATGGGGCTTTAA
- a CDS encoding APC family permease: MSDPKSSIKVHQLGWVLVFAIVYADIGTSVFYVPSILYDSIGYLATLAQFICTGVFITIALKYVEICDRCPDGGGVVSIVREAFSALEFLPLVGGSFITVDYFLTSAISGVSGLYYLSSLMPSTKDLVLPASMILFLVLILVNIIGIKESASVNSTFATVEIAVILLLLGVSFFHIAVTPSLSFAGLWHSIIHPGVPLTVSSLAIGYATTWLAYSGLESVAQISGSMRLPVKSTANKAMWWVIGMIVVVSSPMTSVILYILPDEVKRAQADSFLSALGFTVGGPLLGLAVVLTASTLLFMACNTAIVGNYHVNVRLSDLGFLPSFLRKRHPTLGTPYLSILISGLVPMAIILITRANVDALGDLYNFGLLGTLSLSSLAIDRLRWRDGDRGFKFWTGAFTTLALLAAWFINMFHKPDALFFGGTLAVILVGVGVWHRIGAARKASSQFAAAEATVADLPEASNILTLEEALEASAFESSPIIVALRFVNEKLLEDAAVFARGMKKGNVYVIYIDEMPGLFLPQEIKPSENAVNVLVGSCAYLQKIGINAIPVWRMAEDAGTSLAEAATELKVAKVFVGSSKRTFFWRMVRGRMLKKLAQNLPESAELVIVG; the protein is encoded by the coding sequence ATGTCCGATCCCAAATCATCCATCAAGGTCCATCAGCTCGGTTGGGTCCTGGTCTTCGCCATCGTTTACGCGGATATCGGGACCTCGGTCTTTTACGTTCCCAGCATTCTTTATGATTCCATCGGCTACCTGGCCACCCTGGCCCAGTTCATCTGCACCGGGGTCTTCATCACCATCGCCTTGAAATACGTCGAGATCTGCGACCGCTGTCCCGACGGCGGCGGCGTGGTTTCCATCGTGCGCGAGGCCTTTTCCGCGTTGGAATTCCTTCCTTTGGTGGGCGGCTCCTTCATCACCGTCGATTACTTCCTGACCTCGGCCATTTCCGGCGTTTCGGGCCTCTATTACCTCTCCAGCCTGATGCCCAGTACCAAGGACCTGGTCCTCCCCGCCTCCATGATCCTTTTCTTGGTCCTCATCCTGGTCAACATCATCGGGATCAAGGAATCGGCTTCGGTCAATTCCACCTTCGCCACCGTGGAGATCGCCGTCATCCTCCTGCTGCTGGGAGTCTCCTTTTTCCACATCGCCGTCACCCCTTCGCTGTCCTTCGCCGGCCTCTGGCACAGCATCATCCACCCCGGGGTCCCCTTGACCGTCAGTTCCCTTGCCATCGGCTACGCCACCACCTGGCTGGCCTATTCGGGGCTGGAATCGGTGGCCCAGATCTCAGGCTCCATGCGCCTCCCGGTGAAGTCCACCGCCAACAAGGCCATGTGGTGGGTCATCGGCATGATCGTGGTGGTCTCCTCCCCCATGACCTCCGTCATCCTTTACATCCTCCCCGACGAGGTCAAACGGGCCCAGGCCGATTCCTTTCTTTCGGCGCTTGGCTTCACCGTGGGCGGCCCGCTCCTGGGGCTGGCGGTGGTCCTGACCGCCTCCACCCTCCTTTTCATGGCTTGCAACACCGCCATCGTGGGCAACTACCACGTGAACGTCCGGCTCTCGGACCTGGGCTTCCTCCCTTCTTTCTTGCGGAAGCGCCACCCGACCCTGGGGACCCCTTACCTCTCCATCCTCATCTCCGGGCTCGTCCCCATGGCCATCATCCTCATCACCCGGGCCAACGTGGATGCCTTGGGCGATCTCTATAACTTCGGCCTTTTGGGCACCTTGTCCCTTTCTTCCCTGGCCATCGACCGGCTCCGTTGGCGCGACGGGGATCGGGGTTTCAAGTTCTGGACCGGCGCCTTCACCACCCTGGCCCTCCTGGCGGCCTGGTTCATCAACATGTTCCATAAGCCCGATGCCCTGTTCTTCGGCGGGACCCTGGCGGTCATTCTCGTGGGGGTGGGGGTCTGGCACCGGATCGGCGCCGCCCGCAAGGCTTCTTCCCAGTTCGCGGCGGCGGAAGCGACCGTCGCCGATCTTCCGGAGGCCTCCAATATCCTGACCCTGGAGGAGGCCTTGGAGGCTTCGGCCTTCGAATCCTCCCCCATCATCGTGGCCCTGCGTTTCGTGAACGAAAAACTCCTGGAGGACGCGGCGGTCTTCGCCCGCGGCATGAAAAAAGGGAATGTTTATGTGATCTATATCGATGAGATGCCCGGGCTTTTCCTGCCCCAGGAGATCAAGCCCAGCGAGAACGCCGTGAATGTTTTGGTCGGATCATGCGCTTACCTTCAAAAGATCGGGATCAATGCCATCCCCGTCTGGCGCATGGCCGAGGACGCGGGCACTTCCCTGGCGGAGGCCGCCACCGAATTGAAGGTCGCCAAGGTCTTCGTGGGTTCGTCCAAGCGGACCTTCTTCTGGCGGATGGTGAGGGGACGGATGCTCAAAAAACTCGCCCAGAACCTGCCCGAGTCGGCCGAACTGGTCATCGTCGGATAG
- the kdpC gene encoding potassium-transporting ATPase subunit KdpC translates to MLKDIMVQTKHSLIFVAVFTVLLGLVYPGLTTLLGKALFPRQADGSLIEVNGKRVGSELIGQSFDDPKYFWSRPSATGPYGYNASSSTGSNLGPTNPGFLDTVQGRIDALKKADPDMAGKPIPMDLVTASGSGLDPHISPAAAEYQASRVAKTRKLPLEKVKELIAQNTQGRWLGFIGDPGVNVLKLNLALDALVPAASK, encoded by the coding sequence ATGCTTAAAGACATTATGGTTCAAACCAAACATTCGCTGATCTTCGTGGCGGTCTTCACGGTCCTCCTGGGCCTAGTCTATCCGGGCCTGACGACCCTTTTGGGGAAGGCCCTATTTCCCCGCCAAGCGGACGGAAGCTTGATCGAAGTGAATGGGAAGAGGGTGGGGTCGGAATTGATCGGCCAGTCCTTCGACGATCCCAAGTATTTCTGGAGCAGGCCCTCGGCCACGGGGCCTTATGGCTATAACGCCTCTTCCTCGACGGGCTCGAATTTGGGACCAACGAACCCCGGGTTCTTGGACACGGTCCAAGGACGCATCGACGCGTTGAAGAAGGCCGACCCTGACATGGCCGGCAAGCCGATCCCTATGGATCTGGTGACCGCCTCGGGGTCCGGGTTGGATCCCCATATCAGTCCGGCCGCCGCCGAGTACCAGGCTTCCCGCGTGGCCAAAACCCGAAAACTTCCCTTGGAAAAGGTGAAGGAGCTGATCGCCCAGAACACCCAAGGCCGTTGGTTGGGTTTCATCGGGGACCCCGGCGTGAATGTGCTGAAGTTGAACCTGGCCTTGGACGCTTTGGTCCCGGCGGCTTCTAAGTAG
- the kdpB gene encoding potassium-transporting ATPase subunit KdpB has product MTTEHVKERKLFEGEITRKAILESFKKLNPVHMIKNPVMFTVYVGSILTTGLWLQSLGGHGEAASGFIFAVSLWLWFTVVFANFAEAMAEGRGKAQADTLRKSRQEVKAKKMAKADKDSKRTEVLSGDLRKGDLVLVEAGDFIPADGEAVIGIAMVDESAITGESAPVVRESGGDRSAVTGGTRVISDWLIVKVSSNPGESFLDRMISMVEGAKRQKTPNEIALNILLAALTIVFLIVCATLLPFSFYSVAASGAGKVVTVTVLVALFVCLAPTTIGGLLSAIGIAGMDRMIQANVIAMSGRAVEAAGDVDMLLLDKTGTITLGNRQAAEFIPADGVLVRELAEAAQLSSLADETPEGRSIVVLAKEKYGLRGQEIHELKATFVPFTAQTRMSGVDIGKRSIRKGAAEAIEAYVKKEGGKYPEDVRTGVEAIARRGGTPLVVAEGKEVLGVIHLKDIVKGGIQERFAELRRMGIKTVMITGDNPLTAAAIAAEAGVDDFLAQATPEAKLKLIRESQAGGRLVAMAGDGTNDAPALAQADVAVAMNTGTQAAKEAGNMVDLDSNPTKLIEVVKIGKQLLMTRGSLTTFSIANDVAKYFAIIPAAFALTYPELNALNIMHLATPQSAILSAVIFNAVIIVFLVPLALRGVKYRPSSASKLLQDNFLIYGVGGLIVPFVGIKLIDVILVALGLV; this is encoded by the coding sequence ATGACGACCGAACACGTGAAAGAACGCAAATTATTCGAAGGGGAGATCACCCGCAAGGCGATCCTGGAATCCTTCAAGAAGCTGAACCCGGTCCACATGATCAAGAACCCGGTCATGTTCACGGTCTATGTGGGAAGCATCCTGACCACGGGGTTGTGGCTGCAATCCTTGGGGGGCCATGGTGAAGCCGCCTCGGGCTTCATTTTTGCCGTATCCCTTTGGTTGTGGTTCACGGTGGTCTTCGCCAATTTCGCCGAGGCCATGGCGGAAGGGCGGGGCAAGGCCCAGGCGGACACCCTTCGCAAGAGCCGCCAGGAAGTGAAGGCCAAGAAGATGGCCAAGGCCGACAAGGATTCCAAGCGGACCGAGGTCCTTTCGGGCGACCTGCGTAAGGGCGACCTAGTGTTGGTGGAGGCGGGGGATTTCATCCCCGCCGACGGCGAAGCGGTGATCGGGATCGCCATGGTGGATGAGAGCGCCATCACGGGCGAGTCAGCGCCTGTGGTGCGCGAATCGGGCGGGGACCGAAGCGCCGTCACGGGGGGAACGCGGGTCATCTCCGACTGGCTCATCGTGAAGGTCTCCTCCAATCCGGGCGAATCCTTCCTGGATCGCATGATCTCCATGGTCGAGGGCGCCAAGCGCCAGAAAACCCCCAACGAGATCGCCTTGAACATCCTGTTGGCGGCCCTCACCATCGTGTTCCTCATCGTCTGCGCGACCCTCCTGCCTTTTTCCTTTTATAGCGTGGCGGCCTCGGGCGCGGGCAAGGTCGTGACCGTGACGGTGTTGGTGGCCCTCTTCGTCTGCCTAGCCCCCACCACCATCGGCGGACTTTTGTCCGCCATCGGGATCGCCGGTATGGACCGTATGATCCAAGCCAACGTCATCGCCATGTCGGGCCGGGCGGTGGAGGCGGCGGGTGACGTGGATATGCTCCTGCTCGATAAGACAGGGACCATCACCCTGGGCAATCGCCAAGCCGCCGAGTTCATCCCGGCGGACGGTGTTCTGGTCCGGGAACTGGCGGAGGCCGCCCAGCTATCCTCGCTGGCCGACGAGACGCCGGAAGGGCGCAGCATCGTGGTCCTGGCCAAGGAGAAATACGGCCTCCGGGGCCAGGAGATCCATGAATTGAAGGCCACCTTCGTACCCTTCACCGCCCAGACCCGCATGAGCGGGGTGGATATCGGGAAACGCTCCATTCGTAAGGGAGCGGCCGAGGCCATCGAGGCTTACGTGAAGAAAGAGGGCGGGAAGTACCCGGAGGATGTGCGCACGGGGGTGGAGGCCATCGCCCGCCGGGGAGGCACCCCCCTGGTGGTGGCCGAAGGTAAGGAAGTGCTGGGCGTCATCCACTTGAAGGACATCGTGAAAGGGGGCATCCAGGAACGGTTCGCGGAGCTTCGCCGCATGGGCATCAAGACTGTCATGATCACGGGGGACAATCCACTGACGGCCGCGGCCATCGCGGCGGAGGCCGGTGTGGACGACTTTTTGGCCCAAGCGACGCCCGAAGCGAAGCTCAAGCTCATCCGGGAATCCCAAGCCGGAGGCCGCCTGGTGGCCATGGCGGGTGACGGCACCAATGACGCGCCGGCCTTGGCCCAGGCCGACGTGGCGGTCGCTATGAACACGGGCACCCAAGCCGCCAAGGAGGCGGGGAACATGGTGGACCTGGATTCGAACCCCACCAAGTTGATCGAGGTGGTCAAGATCGGGAAACAGCTCTTGATGACCCGGGGTTCCTTGACGACCTTCTCCATCGCCAACGACGTGGCGAAATACTTCGCCATCATCCCGGCGGCCTTCGCCCTCACCTATCCGGAGTTGAACGCCTTGAACATCATGCATTTGGCCACGCCCCAGTCGGCCATCCTGTCGGCGGTCATCTTCAACGCGGTCATCATCGTGTTCCTGGTGCCGTTGGCCTTACGGGGCGTGAAATACCGTCCTTCCTCGGCCTCGAAACTGCTGCAGGACAACTTCCTCATCTATGGGGTGGGTGGGCTGATCGTGCCCTTCGTGGGCATCAAGTTGATCGACGTGATCCTGGTGGCCTTAGGTCTGGTTTAA
- the kdpA gene encoding potassium-transporting ATPase subunit KdpA: MTTNQWIQILFYFGVLLVLARPLGTYMAKVYGDKPFFLGKLFGWLEGLLYKLGGIKPKEEMDWKGYALAMLLFNIVGGILLYGIERLQASLPLNPAGQSPVPPDLAFNTAISFISNTNWQFYGGETTMSYLTQMMGLAVHNFLCAASGMATLVALIRGLVRKETTKLGNFWVDMTRGTLYILLPLSLILALILIQQGSPQTFANTATASLVQPTSYDKPAVDDKGNPVTIAGKPKMDHVVVNEQSIALGPVASQEAIKMLGTNGGGYFNVNSAHPYENPTPFTDLLELLAILLIPTALCFTLGAMVKDMRQGWAILAAMFLLLAPMLYLCAQQEQSGNPLLNKLTAGAGGEVLANGNMEGKEVRFGIVNSALWASVTTAASNGSVNSMHDSYTPLGGMVPMWMIMLGEVSFGGVGSGLYGMLAFVILAVFVAGLMVGRTPEYLGKKIQAYEMKMASIMILIPPLLVLICTAVAVATGGAGTNNPGAHGFSELLYAFDSQSNNNGSAFAGLSGNTLYDLMGGAAMWFGRFWLAVPVLALAGSLARKKVVPESAGTLPTHTLLFVVMLFCTVIIVGALTFFPALALGPIVEHLKMIHM, translated from the coding sequence GATCCAGATCCTGTTTTATTTCGGGGTGCTCCTGGTCCTGGCGAGGCCCCTGGGGACCTATATGGCCAAGGTCTATGGGGACAAACCTTTCTTTTTAGGGAAGCTGTTCGGTTGGCTGGAAGGTCTTCTTTATAAGCTCGGCGGCATCAAGCCGAAGGAGGAGATGGACTGGAAGGGTTATGCCCTGGCCATGCTCCTCTTCAACATCGTGGGAGGAATTCTGCTCTATGGGATCGAAAGGCTCCAGGCTTCTTTGCCTTTGAACCCGGCCGGTCAATCGCCGGTCCCGCCGGACCTGGCCTTCAACACGGCTATCAGCTTCATCTCCAATACCAATTGGCAGTTCTATGGCGGCGAGACCACCATGAGCTACCTGACCCAGATGATGGGGTTGGCGGTCCATAACTTCCTTTGCGCCGCCTCCGGCATGGCCACCCTGGTCGCCCTCATCCGGGGTTTGGTGCGGAAAGAGACCACCAAACTCGGGAATTTCTGGGTCGATATGACCCGGGGGACCCTTTACATCCTCCTGCCTCTGAGCCTGATCTTGGCCCTGATCTTGATCCAGCAAGGATCGCCCCAGACCTTCGCCAATACGGCGACGGCTTCCCTGGTCCAACCGACGTCTTATGACAAGCCAGCGGTCGACGACAAGGGGAACCCCGTGACCATCGCCGGGAAACCAAAAATGGACCACGTGGTGGTCAATGAACAGTCCATCGCTTTGGGGCCCGTGGCTTCCCAGGAGGCCATCAAGATGCTGGGGACCAATGGGGGCGGTTATTTCAACGTGAACTCGGCCCACCCCTATGAGAACCCGACGCCCTTTACGGATCTCCTCGAACTTTTGGCCATCCTTCTCATCCCGACCGCCCTCTGTTTCACCCTGGGCGCCATGGTGAAGGATATGCGCCAAGGATGGGCCATCCTAGCCGCCATGTTCCTTCTGTTGGCACCCATGCTTTATCTCTGCGCCCAACAGGAACAAAGCGGGAACCCTCTTTTGAACAAGCTCACGGCGGGGGCCGGTGGGGAAGTCCTGGCCAACGGCAACATGGAAGGCAAGGAAGTGCGCTTTGGCATCGTGAATTCGGCCCTGTGGGCTTCCGTGACCACGGCGGCTTCCAACGGGTCCGTCAATTCCATGCACGATTCCTATACTCCCCTCGGGGGGATGGTCCCCATGTGGATGATCATGCTGGGCGAGGTCTCCTTCGGCGGGGTCGGATCGGGCCTTTACGGCATGCTGGCCTTCGTCATCCTGGCGGTCTTCGTGGCGGGGCTCATGGTGGGCCGCACGCCCGAATACCTGGGCAAGAAGATCCAGGCCTACGAGATGAAGATGGCCTCGATCATGATCCTCATCCCGCCCCTGCTGGTCCTTATCTGCACGGCGGTGGCGGTGGCGACCGGCGGGGCAGGCACCAACAACCCGGGCGCCCATGGTTTCTCCGAGCTCCTTTACGCTTTCGATTCCCAGTCCAATAACAACGGCAGTGCCTTCGCGGGTCTTTCGGGGAACACCCTTTATGACCTGATGGGAGGAGCCGCCATGTGGTTCGGTCGTTTCTGGTTGGCCGTGCCGGTGCTGGCGCTCGCCGGGAGCCTGGCCAGGAAGAAAGTGGTGCCGGAGAGCGCGGGGACGCTCCCGACCCATACGCTCCTGTTCGTCGTGATGCTTTTTTGCACGGTCATCATCGTGGGGGCCCTGACCTTCTTCCCGGCCCTGGCCCTGGGGCCCATCGTGGAACACCTGAAGATGATCCATATGTAA